The following coding sequences lie in one Rutidosis leptorrhynchoides isolate AG116_Rl617_1_P2 chromosome 6, CSIRO_AGI_Rlap_v1, whole genome shotgun sequence genomic window:
- the LOC139852997 gene encoding uncharacterized protein produces MLVANTFDLWQKDIFFSAAEEVQASADIMESAYRTWVRQKREGLKSTDLDELCRELQTALGTAKWQLDEFQRAVRLSYKNTVNDVKTKRHEQFVSAIASQISRVETALKEYFSDEVRKPLRWVNLDEEERDDLAMFLSGSSVSSRSTKDSDSDVTDSSKSYSLSPIYMTNFKDVNNNYYADHSYDVEVEPIEILGTSDGSSCRAVGSRKARGPQDVNTLQIIIDHDEEQKKPLMLDIESTPKDKGFVRRSRFGNYWINQMFKRAAGSQRQLQTSINLHKSCSFRLMLVLMLTVFLLVPFIMYSN; encoded by the exons ATGTTGGTAGCAAATACCTTTGATCTATGGCAAAAAGATATATTCTTTTCAGCTGCAGAGGAGGTGCAAGCATCTGCAGATAT aATGGAGTCAGCATACAGGACATGGGTTAGACAGAAGAGGGAAGGGCTTAAATCTACTGATTTAGATGAGCTCTGTAGGGAGCTACAAACTGCTTTAGGCACAGCAAAATGGCAG TTGGATGAGTTTCAAAGAGCTGTTAGATTGAGCTACAAGAACACTGTCAACGATGTTAAAACGAAGAGACACGAACAATTTGTTTCTGCTATAGCATCCCAAATTTCTCGAGTTGAAACAGCATTAAAAGAATATTTCAGTGATGAAGTTAGAAAACCGTTACGATGGGTAAATTTAGATGAAGAAGAACGTGACGATTTAGCTATGTTCTTATCTGGGAGTTCAGTAAGCTCAAGGAGTACAAAAGATTCCGATTCTGATGTTACAGATTCTTCAAAATCGTATAGTTTAAGCCCAATTTATATGACAAATTTTAAAGATGTTAACAATAATTACTATGCGGATCATAGTTATGATGTAGAGGTAGAGCCAATTGAAATATTGGGAACCAGTGATGGTTCTTCGTGTCGAGCGGTTGGTTCACGAAAAGCACGGGGTCCACAAGATGTTAACACTTTACAGATTATAATTGATCATGATGAAGAACAGAAGAAACCATTGATGTTGGATATTGAGTCCACACCAAAAGATAAAGGGTTTGTTCGGAGATCAAGATTTGGGAATTATTGGATTAATCAG ATGTTTAAAAGGGCTGCTGGAAGTCAAAGGCAACTACAGACCTCAATAAACTTGCACAAAAGTTGCTCATTTCGATTAATGCTTGTTTTGATGCTAACTGTCTTTTTGCTTG TACCGTTCATAATGTATTCTAATTGA
- the LOC139853381 gene encoding histone H4 produces the protein MSGRGKGGKGLGKGGAKRHRKVLRDNIQGITKPAIRRLARRGGVKRISGLIYEETRGVLKIFLENVIRDAVTYTEHARRKTVTAMDVVYALKRQGRTLYGFGG, from the coding sequence ATGTCAGGGAGAGGAAAAGGAGGCAAGGGATTAGGAAAGGGAGGAGCAAAACGACATCGTAAGGTTCTTCGTGATAACATCCAGGGAATCACCAAACCGGCGATCCGTCGTCTGGCTAGACGTGGTGGTGTGAAGCGTATCAGCGGTTTGATTTACGAGGAGACACGTGGCGTCCTCAAGATCTTTCTGGAGAATGTTATTCGTGATGCTGTGACCTACACTGAGCACGCTCGCCGTAAAACTGTTACCGCGATGGATGTTGTCTATGCTTTGAAACGACAGGGCCGTACTCTCTACGGTTTTGGTGGTTAG